Proteins encoded by one window of Lepeophtheirus salmonis chromosome 3, UVic_Lsal_1.4, whole genome shotgun sequence:
- the LOC121114842 gene encoding palmitoyl-protein thioesterase 1, producing MTNWTGVFAVFAFSVVTQASSNSTPVILWHGMGDSCCNPFSMGSVKKVIEREIPDIYVKSLMIGNNVIQDVENGFFKNANKQVDNVCKQISEDENLKNGYNSIGFSQGAQFLRAVAQKCPQGMKKLISIGGQHQGIFGLPHCSGEHFQICEYVRQLLSYGAYTPWIQHLLVQAQYWHDPLKEDTYKDSSIFLAGINNENEIIEEYKTNLNTLEKFVMIKFNNDTMVDPNVSSHFGFFKPNSSNETIPLEETELFKEDRLGLKTMKDQGKLVFLAVNGDHLELPKGFFENEIINKYLKN from the exons ATGACGAATTGGACGGGTGTCTTTGCTGTTTTTGCATTTTCCGTAGTCACCCAGGCCTCTTCAAACTCCACACCTGTGATACTATGGCATGGAATGGGTGACAGTTGTTGTAATCCTTTTAGTATGGGCTCTGTGAAAAAAGTCATTGAAAGAGAAATACCAGATATCTATGTTAAGTCATTAATGATTGGTAATAACGTAATACAGGACGTTGAAAATGGGTTTTTCAAAAATGCCAATAAACAAGTTGATAATGTCTGCAAGCAAATTTCTGAAgacgaaaatttaaaaaatgggtaCAATTCCATTGGATTTTCTCAAGGTGCTCAATTCCTCAGAGCTGTTGCTCAGAAATGCCCTCAAGGTATGAAGAAGTTAATTTCCATTGGGGGACAGCatcaaggaatttttg gTCTTCCTCATTGTAGTGGGGAACATTTTCAAATCTGCGAATATGTTCGACAACTTTTAAGTTATGGAGCTTACACACCTTGGATACAGCACCTCTTGGTCCAAGCACAGTATTGGCATGACCCCTTGAAGGAAGACACGTATAAAGATAGTAGCATTTTCCTTGCTGGGATCAATAacgaaaatgaaataattgaagagtataagacaaatttaaatacGTTAGAAAAATTTGTGATGATTAAATTCAATAATGACACCATGGTGGATCCAAATGTATCTTCTcactttggatttttcaaacCAAACTCTAGCAATGAAACTATACCTCTTGAGGAAACCGAACTTTTCAAAGAAGATCGTTTAGGTCTCAAAACAATGAAGGACCAAGGAAAGTTGGTTTTCTTAGCCGTTAATGGAGATCATCTCGAATTGccaaaaggtttttttgaaaatgaaattatcaaCAAATACCTGAagaactaa
- the LOC139904987 gene encoding uncharacterized protein, whose translation MMILWGFLPHSGGESHPPTPPPLRAVKLTPRETTEKIKDALKKVKLQADKLSLEREQHMKDNLASHDSAIRKCKNIPVERKYSGFNYMNLQQNRIKRSPLDHGSKKNLPCTLHCPGSYGLLPNLTCVSCQCLFHARCQGMTQANRLFKTFKCKACSLLSNRNSNPLASSSHSSPSSSTPVRSFTVGQVNSIVNVKLPMTNPNGRRPIVELVMHQNGKYQPIKFSNNMQVSEMISKTIFERATTLQRTLYQKARKVPRVNGRPIFLAINPTTQNNRGQLNALFSSAQLSRQSNSVPSLVSSSTSEVHKSDQVSILVRSQSSPKPVLLNVPRKIAIKVKAGTTLSFSASSDQKYTVIDSKIHPPVNSSKRSATSSTTTTNSVPVPKRRAPDLTVYRGITISRITDKRPPQPTRRIPPPAPAAGHKVSSELEINPCTPYCPGVTGFPEVECKGCQSLFHAQCVGLLNSRSMSNFYCKMCSRTRTSIPRSTPQVINLD comes from the exons ATGATGATCCTATGGGGATTTTTACCTCACTCGGGGGGAGAGTCTCATCCTCCAACACCACCTCCTCTTCGTGCAGTGAAATTAACACCCCGTGAAACGACCGAAAAAATAAAGGATGCTCTCAAAAAAGTTAAGCTACAAGCAGATAAACTCTCCCTCGAAAGGGAGCAGCACATGAAGGATAATTTAGCATCACATGACTCTGCCATtagaaaatgcaaaaatatccCAGTTGAGAGAAAGTATTCAGGGTTTAATTATATGAATCTACAACAAAATCGTATTAAGAGATCACCTTTGGATCATGGCTCAAAAAAGAATCTTCCCTGCACTCTGCATTGTCCTGGATCCTATGGTCTTTTACCTAATTTGACCTGTGTATCCTGTCAATGCCTATTTCATGCTCGCTGTCAAGGGATGACTCAAGCAAACcgactttttaaaacttttaagtGTAAAGCTTGTTCCTTACTCAGTAATCGCAATTCTAATCCTTTGGCATCTTCGTCACATTCATCACCTTCCTCTTCCACTCCAGTGAGATCATTCACCGTAGGACAAGTGAATAGTATAGTGAACGTTAAGCTTCCCATGACAAATCCAAATGGAAGGCGTCCTATTGTAGAACTAGTGATGCACCAAAATGGAAAATATCAGCCTATTAAATTCTCTAATAACATGCAAGTAAGTGAGATGATatcaaagacaatttttgagAGGGCCACCACTCTTCAGCGAACACTTTATCAAAAAGCTAGAAAAGTTCCTCGTGTAAATGGAAGACccatttttttagctattaatCCAACCACTCAAAACAATCGGGGGCAACTCAACGCTTTATTTTCTTCGGCTCAGCTAAGTAGACAGTCTAACTCTGTTCCTTCGCTGGTCAGTTCGTCTACATCAGAGGTACATAAAAGTGATCAGGTTTCTATTCTTGTAAGATCTCAATCGTCTCCTAAGCCTGTTCTACTTAATGTACCTcgaaaaattgcaataaaagtCAAAGCTGGAACTACTTTGTCATTTTCTGCATCTAGTGATCAAAAATATACTGTAATTGACAGTAAAATTCATCCTCCAGTCAATTCTTCAAAACGCTCTGCAACTTCttctactactactactaacTCTGTTCCTGTACCTAAAAGACGAGCTCCTGATCTCACCGTCTACAGAGGTATTACAATATCACGTATAACGGATAAACGCCCTCCACAACCTACAAGGAGGATACCACCGCCTGCTCCTGCAGCAGGACATAAAGT GTCATCTGAATTAGAGATAAATCCTTGTACTCCATATTGTCCAGGTGTTACAGGCTTTCCTGAGGTCGAATGCAAGGGCTGTCAGTCCCTTTTTCACGCACAATGTGTTGGCTTACTGAACAGTCGATCAATGTCAAACTTTTACTGCAAG ATGTGCTCAAGAACGCGAACTTCCATTCCAAGAAGTACTCCTCAAGTTATAAATTTAGATTAG